One Anthonomus grandis grandis chromosome 12, icAntGran1.3, whole genome shotgun sequence DNA window includes the following coding sequences:
- the LOC126743142 gene encoding YEATS domain-containing protein 2 has translation MDLDNENINIKTEYDVDPDYESTNTAIRRVEIQEEEENQLTEHKLKTIIQEEFDKELNVRKKQLEEVEEKIFKAQKLLHILRYVLVSTYYNNKSLECEPSASSMQFPNILQGQNRIHPAIKKLLGQNENSLKVLTSRLKRKPVIPKSDSSELTHLEEPATKKPKLEPDSSPVQNNVIKLEPSIPAVNVDEPVTNRNKVQHKLVIGNISYFKKSMEQHNLTHKWMVYVKLFKGIKNGPEVTNLVISKVVFYLHPSYKPNDVVDISQPPYHLSRRGWGEFPLRLKIFFKSSMNKPVDVVHQIKLDNTFTERQTLGNQTEVPIFLYDSTPIIKENHIDASGSDSNEWYTKQLNNNIFTAVSGLDTLADTDDSIINDEIADMETVVKSEYSSENEHDYCCDIIKQEADKTAYAIVRRDHAYNLPRSFMRFRKSFKKIRIPVRQAYNELIYGLGPNYLDGSKLPTRKIRRKIGEKVSQNIGHTDKNNSKEFKVLKTVTGQSIRFLPESFNQVLLNNDKIISVQFLKNPSTKSTTKREKSNREKSLSFDLEHHGDPLNLPDRSLLLNFPKTNSFKNMGEALPYMFKMLPLWTDQADCDSYKRIYPYAARSESEYHEWNVGKRLSSEWSRAKAIRRILSKEAYCKGWSTKAIFMYGRSHLFTPVVSSYKLFEHNSPEKQLILSCFSNSSTSAKNGFSSIRRNSESTISIISPVKSVIDPIDHNSTNHYIDISDKKLLHECAFVREAALDAGVLLKPEILQDGILMNAAERVVLEAVKCFAESLIRRARNFLVCRQMNYSPHSSEISISDISRALEERKEFQSIQKFREDRLAKDFFF, from the exons ATGGATCTagataatgaaaatataaacattaaaactgAATACGATGTAGATCCCGATTATGAGAGCACTAATACTGCAATTAGGAGAGTGGAAATTCAAGAAGAAGAAG aaaACCAATTAACAGAGCATAAACTAAAAACAATCATCCAAGAAGAATTTGACAAAGAACTAAATGTTAGGAAAAAGCAATTAGAAGAAGTagaagaaaaaatctttaaagctCAAAAATTGCTACATATTCTTCGATATGTTTTAGTTTCGACCTATTATAATAACAAGTCTTTAGAATGTGAACCTTCTGCGTCATCCATGCAGTTTCCTAATATATTGCAAGGTCAAAACAGAATACATCCAGCTATAAAGAAGCTATTAGGTCAAAATGAAAACAGCTTAAAAGTGCTTACTTCCCGCCTTAAAAGAAAACCTGTGATTCCAAAATCTGATTCTTCTGAATTAACTCACTTGGAGGAACCTGCAACAAAGAAACCAAAACTAGAACCTGATAGTTCTCCTGTGCAAAACAATGTAATCAAACTAGAGCCTAGTATTCCAGCTGTTAATGTTGATGAACCAGTTACAAATAGAAATAAGGTTCAACACAAATTAGTAATAGGTAATATATCTTACTTTAAGAAGTCAATGGAACAACATAATCTTACACACAAGTGGATGGTGTATGTAAAGCTATTTAAGGGAATCAAGAATGGACCAGAAGTTACAAATTTAGTTATTAGCAAGGTAGTTTTTTACCTTCATCCATCCTATAAGCCCAATGATGTGGTAGATATAAG TCAACCGCCGTATCATTTATCGAGAAGAGGATGGGGAGAGTTTCCATTAAGAttgaaaatcttttttaaatcatccatgaATAAACCTGTAGATGTGgtacatcaaattaaattaGACAATACATTCACTGAACGACAAACATTGG GAAATCAAACTGAGGTGCCTATTTTCCTTTACGACAGTACTCCAATCATTAAAGAAAACCATATTGATGCTAGTGGTTCCGATTCCAATGAATGGTACACCAAACAATTAAATAACAATATCTTTACCGCTGTAAGTGGCCTGGATACTTTGGCAGATACCGACGATTCAATTATAAATGACGAAATTGCCGACATGGAAACAGTGGTTAAGTCAGAATACTCTTCAGAAAATGAACATGATTATTGTTGTGACATTATAAAACAGGAGGCTGATAAAACGGCGTATGCAATCGTACGTCGCGATCATGCCTACAATTTGCCAAGATCTTTCATGAGATttagaaaatcatttaaaaaaatcaggatACCAGTGAGGCAGGCCTATAATGAACTAATTTATGGATTAGGTCCGAATTATCTTGACGGTTCGAAGTTACCAACTAGAAAAATTAGGAGGAAAATTGGTGAAAAGGTGTCACAAAATATTGGCCACACTGACAAg aataattcaAAGGAATTCAAAGTTTTGAAGACTGTTACCGGACAATCTATCCGCTTCTTACCAGAGAGCTTTAATCAGGTTCTATTAAACAATGACAAAATAATATCcgttcaatttttgaaaaacccaTCCACGAAAAGTACAACAAAACGAGAAAAGTCAAATCGTGAAAAGAGTTTATCGTTCGATTTAGAGCATCACGGCGATCCTTTAAATTTACCTGATAGATCACTCCttttaaatttcccaaaaaCTAATTCGTTCAAAAATATGGGCGAAGCCCTGCCTTATATGTTTAAGATGTTACCCCTATGGACGGACCAGGCAGATTGTGATAGTTACAAAAGAATATATCCCTATGCAGCCAGAAGTGAGAGTGAATATCATGAGTGGAATGTGGGCAAGAGACTCTCTTCGGAA tggtCAAGAGCAAAAGCTATTAGGCGAATACTTTCAAAAGAAGCATATTGCAAAGGGTGGTCGACCAAAGCCATTTTTATGTACGGACGATCCCATTTGTTCACACCGGTAGTATCCAGCTATAAACTATTTGAACATAACTCTCctgaaaaacaattaattttaagttgtttttctAATAGTTCCACTTCGGCTAAAAACGGATTTTCTTCAATTCGTCGGAATAGCGAAAGCACTATTAGTATAATATCACCTGTTAAATCTGTGATAG ATCCCATCGATCATAATTCCACCAACCATTACATAGATATTtccgataaaaaattattgcacgAATGTGCCTTTGTCAGAGAAGCTGCACTGGACGCTGGTGTCTTACTAAAACCCGAAATTCTTCAGGACGGCATACTGATGAATGCAGCAGAGCGAGTTGTTTTAGAGGCAGTCAAATGTTTTGCTGAAAGTTTAATTAGGAGAGCGAGGAACTTTTTAGTTTGTCGTCAAATGAACTATAG CCCTCACTCTTCAGAGATATCTATTAGTGATATATCAAGAGCTTTAGAAGAACGAAAAGAATTTCAATCGATACAGAAGTTCAGAGAAGATAGACTAGCAAAGGACTTCTTTTTCTG